The following proteins are encoded in a genomic region of Limosilactobacillus reuteri subsp. reuteri:
- a CDS encoding C40 family peptidase, with the protein MSKKRTHHSNNHRSRGVFAGAVSALSLLAVTTQAVNAEQLTVKSGDTIWGLAKQHGLSVSALEQANPSVKKINDSIDLITVGQQLTLPTAQHDASADLNADGSYTVKPGDTLSSIADRYNVTVSQLMAWNNLSTNDSLYIGQQLSVTDPAISTAVNAPAVSAPVAQSTDATSSVQVQTSAVASASVPQRDVASSQPAGTVPSQSAANSNATLANNTATVATGSSAANSVATATDAAQTTTANTASTSAENSVAPQTQNVAVSQAASTAVNTTALYGQSFVQAAPVASQAPQSQTAPASQATVNVQNSNAAASQQTTAVTSQTQPQQSQAAASQPAQQAATTNQDLQHGSVVSLATKIANSNSVPYVWGGESLSGMDCSGLVKYVYANAEGKQLPHYTGALENCVDQHPVSEAKPGDLLFWGNHGSTYHTAIYTGNNQYVAAAHPGTNVSTYTISSYFNPSFAGTVK; encoded by the coding sequence ATGAGTAAAAAAAGAACACATCATTCAAATAACCATCGATCTCGTGGCGTTTTTGCAGGAGCAGTTAGTGCCTTAAGTTTATTAGCAGTAACAACACAAGCAGTTAATGCTGAACAGCTTACTGTTAAGTCTGGTGACACTATTTGGGGGCTTGCAAAACAACATGGACTTTCTGTTAGTGCATTAGAACAAGCAAATCCTTCAGTTAAGAAGATAAACGATAGCATCGACTTAATTACGGTTGGTCAACAATTAACGTTGCCTACTGCTCAACATGATGCTAGCGCTGATTTGAATGCTGATGGTAGTTATACTGTTAAGCCTGGCGACACGCTTAGCTCTATTGCTGATCGTTATAATGTAACGGTTAGTCAATTAATGGCATGGAATAACCTAAGCACTAATGACTCATTATACATTGGACAACAACTCAGTGTAACAGATCCTGCGATCTCAACTGCTGTAAACGCACCCGCTGTAAGTGCTCCTGTTGCTCAATCGACAGATGCAACTTCATCGGTTCAGGTTCAAACTTCAGCAGTTGCCTCTGCTTCTGTGCCTCAACGAGATGTGGCTAGTAGCCAACCAGCAGGAACTGTTCCTAGTCAAAGTGCTGCCAATAGCAACGCAACTCTTGCAAATAACACAGCTACGGTTGCGACTGGCTCCTCAGCTGCTAATAGCGTAGCAACTGCAACAGATGCTGCTCAAACTACTACAGCTAATACTGCTTCTACCTCAGCTGAAAATAGTGTTGCACCACAAACGCAAAACGTTGCGGTTAGTCAGGCTGCTTCAACAGCTGTAAATACGACTGCTTTATATGGACAATCATTTGTTCAAGCAGCACCAGTAGCAAGTCAAGCTCCACAATCACAGACTGCTCCAGCATCACAAGCAACGGTTAACGTTCAGAACAGTAATGCTGCTGCTTCACAACAAACAACTGCTGTAACATCACAAACTCAACCGCAACAATCACAAGCGGCTGCTAGTCAACCTGCACAGCAAGCAGCAACTACTAATCAAGATTTACAACATGGTTCTGTAGTTAGTCTTGCCACTAAGATCGCCAACTCTAATAGTGTTCCGTACGTATGGGGTGGTGAAAGCCTTAGTGGAATGGATTGTTCTGGATTAGTTAAGTATGTTTATGCTAATGCGGAAGGTAAGCAATTACCACACTATACGGGAGCCCTTGAAAACTGTGTGGACCAACATCCAGTTAGTGAAGCTAAGCCAGGTGATCTTTTGTTCTGGGGTAACCATGGTTCAACTTACCATACAGCTATTTATACAGGAAATAATCAATATGTAGCAGCTGCTCACCCTGGAACTAATGTATCGACTTACACGATTAGTTCATACTTTAATCCAAGTTTTGCCGGAACAGTTAAATAG
- a CDS encoding diacylglycerol/lipid kinase family protein, which translates to MNYSIILNRHAGNGNAEKAWSSIKPVLDQQQIDYHMETTKYPNHGEYLASQIAQSHNAGSTIVIAIGGDGTLHQVVNGLMKTAKRLNKEPLAVGYIPAGTGNDFARGYGISMHPQRALNQILTADAPQKINIGHYHEAIRGEEGYFLNNLGIGFDAAIVSRANTFKAHHKKNHIGRFTYLQKAIGVIYDQEPFTLMIQSGRERFIFPKAYIAITSNHPFIGGGFKVAPNASLKKPSLELVVAERKGWPMTIWQLLQLARGKLDQSKFAHHFQSDNLHITTTSLEFSQTDGEEIGNRFIDLTLDISQYPIWQTIEK; encoded by the coding sequence ATGAATTATTCAATCATCCTCAACCGTCATGCTGGTAATGGCAATGCAGAAAAGGCATGGTCGTCAATCAAACCGGTCTTAGATCAACAACAAATTGATTATCACATGGAAACAACTAAGTATCCTAATCATGGAGAATACCTTGCCAGTCAAATCGCTCAATCCCATAATGCGGGATCAACAATTGTCATTGCGATTGGTGGTGACGGTACGCTACATCAAGTTGTTAATGGACTTATGAAGACGGCCAAGCGATTGAATAAAGAACCACTTGCGGTTGGATATATTCCTGCCGGGACAGGAAATGATTTTGCCCGCGGTTACGGGATTTCTATGCATCCACAAAGGGCATTAAATCAAATTTTAACTGCAGACGCACCACAAAAAATTAACATTGGTCATTATCATGAGGCGATTCGGGGTGAAGAAGGCTATTTTCTTAATAATTTAGGAATTGGTTTTGACGCGGCAATTGTTAGTCGTGCTAATACATTCAAGGCTCATCACAAGAAAAATCATATCGGGCGTTTCACCTATCTTCAAAAGGCAATTGGAGTAATCTATGATCAAGAGCCCTTTACCTTGATGATTCAATCTGGGCGTGAACGCTTTATTTTTCCTAAAGCTTACATCGCAATTACCAGCAATCATCCATTTATCGGTGGCGGATTTAAGGTCGCACCAAATGCTTCATTAAAGAAACCATCATTGGAATTAGTCGTTGCTGAACGAAAAGGTTGGCCTATGACAATTTGGCAATTGCTACAGTTAGCCCGGGGTAAGTTAGACCAATCAAAATTTGCCCACCACTTCCAAAGCGATAATCTCCACATCACAACTACTTCACTAGAATTTAGTCAAACTGATGGAGAAGAGATTGGTAATCGTTTTATCGACCTCACCTTAGACATTAGTCAATATCCAATTTGGCAAACAATAGAAAAATAA
- a CDS encoding DNA-directed RNA polymerase subunit epsilon has protein sequence MTFKVYYQADKTKRPVRENTQSLYIEADSEAEALLMVEHNTDYNIEFVEQLDEKALAYEKQNPNFKLTTF, from the coding sequence ATGACTTTTAAAGTATACTACCAAGCTGATAAGACAAAACGCCCAGTTCGTGAAAATACTCAATCATTGTATATTGAAGCTGATTCAGAAGCTGAAGCACTTTTAATGGTTGAACACAACACTGACTACAATATTGAATTTGTAGAACAACTTGATGAAAAGGCCCTTGCTTACGAAAAGCAAAACCCTAACTTTAAGTTGACGACGTTCTAA
- the def gene encoding peptide deformylase → MYLMKDITRDGNPVLRKRAAKVSFPLSDEDQKLAKDMMKYLEVSQDPELCKKYKLRAGVGLAAPQVGVSKQMAAVLVPAPDEDEKPLFKDVIINPVIVSESVQYGALTEGEGCLSVDKDVPGYVPRHDRITLRYQDVNGETHKVRLKHYPAIVCQHEIDHLHGVLFYDHINKDQPFEAPADTVMIS, encoded by the coding sequence ATGTATTTAATGAAAGATATTACCCGTGACGGCAATCCCGTTTTACGTAAACGAGCTGCTAAGGTCTCATTCCCCCTATCTGATGAAGACCAAAAATTAGCTAAAGATATGATGAAATACTTAGAAGTAAGTCAAGATCCTGAATTATGTAAAAAATACAAGTTACGAGCTGGCGTTGGCCTTGCTGCTCCTCAAGTTGGTGTTTCAAAGCAAATGGCTGCTGTCCTTGTTCCTGCACCTGATGAAGATGAAAAGCCCTTATTTAAGGACGTTATTATTAATCCAGTAATCGTCAGTGAATCGGTTCAATATGGTGCTCTTACTGAAGGTGAAGGTTGTCTTTCAGTTGACAAAGATGTACCTGGCTACGTGCCACGACATGACCGCATCACATTACGTTATCAAGACGTTAATGGTGAAACGCATAAGGTACGATTAAAGCATTACCCAGCAATTGTTTGTCAGCATGAAATTGACCATTTGCATGGGGTACTATTTTACGATCATATTAATAAAGATCAACCATTTGAGGCGCCTGCAGATACAGTGATGATTAGTTAA
- the pdhA gene encoding pyruvate dehydrogenase (acetyl-transferring) E1 component subunit alpha, translated as MANTKAVNFAEIKANEGVPYAKPVQILDNDGNVVNKELMANFSDELLVDLMKKMVWERALHEQTMSFSKQGRLGFYAPTWGEEASEMGTAAAFKKQDFLFPAYRDLPQLIQHGATVAQMYLWSKGHIKGNLFDARALRPQIIIGAQMVEMAGGALGIKKNGEKDTVAYAYTGEGGSSQGDTYEGMNFAGAFQVPGVFIIQNNGWAISFPRKLQTEAQTIAQKAVAAGIPGVQVDGMDVLACYEVAKEAREFAAAGNGPVLIETLTYRFGAHSSAGDDPTRYRTEDETKPWFDKDPLIRLRKYLTKKGLWSEEEEQKYADECKQSFKEAMKEADSVEPEKVSDMLKRTFEVPTPDIKEQIKKYEEKESK; from the coding sequence ATGGCCAATACCAAAGCTGTCAATTTTGCTGAGATTAAAGCCAATGAAGGGGTACCTTATGCAAAACCTGTACAAATTCTTGATAACGACGGAAATGTTGTTAACAAAGAATTAATGGCTAATTTCAGTGATGAATTATTAGTTGACTTAATGAAAAAAATGGTTTGGGAACGTGCCTTGCATGAACAAACAATGAGTTTCTCAAAGCAAGGTCGGTTAGGTTTTTATGCTCCAACTTGGGGTGAAGAAGCTTCTGAAATGGGAACCGCTGCTGCATTTAAGAAGCAAGACTTCCTATTTCCGGCATACCGTGATTTGCCACAATTAATTCAACATGGAGCAACTGTTGCTCAAATGTACTTATGGTCAAAGGGACACATCAAAGGTAATCTTTTTGATGCACGTGCTCTCCGGCCACAAATCATTATTGGTGCTCAGATGGTCGAAATGGCTGGTGGTGCTCTTGGAATTAAGAAGAATGGTGAGAAAGACACTGTTGCCTATGCTTACACTGGTGAAGGCGGAAGTTCACAAGGGGATACTTATGAAGGAATGAACTTTGCTGGTGCATTCCAAGTACCTGGTGTATTTATTATTCAAAATAATGGATGGGCTATTTCGTTCCCACGAAAGCTCCAAACTGAAGCACAAACAATTGCCCAAAAGGCTGTTGCTGCTGGAATTCCAGGTGTTCAAGTTGATGGAATGGACGTCCTTGCATGTTATGAAGTTGCAAAGGAAGCTCGTGAATTTGCTGCTGCCGGTAATGGACCAGTGCTAATCGAAACATTAACATACCGGTTCGGTGCTCACAGTTCAGCAGGTGATGATCCTACTCGTTACCGGACTGAGGATGAAACAAAGCCATGGTTTGATAAAGATCCATTGATTCGTCTTCGCAAGTACCTAACGAAAAAGGGGCTTTGGTCTGAAGAAGAAGAACAAAAATATGCTGATGAATGCAAACAAAGCTTTAAAGAAGCAATGAAAGAAGCTGACTCAGTAGAACCTGAAAAAGTTAGCGATATGTTGAAACGGACGTTTGAAGTACCAACTCCAGACATTAAAGAACAAATTAAGAAGTACGAAGAAAAGGAGTCGAAGTAA
- a CDS encoding alpha-ketoacid dehydrogenase subunit beta, with the protein MAKKTYIKAITEGIDIALAEDPKTLVFGEDVGKNGGVFRATNGLQEKYGVDRVFSTPLAESGILGMSIGLVATGWRPVPEIQFMGFTFEAMDSIAAQMSRMRFQYNGTKHAPITIRTPYGGGTHTAELHGDDLENFFVGIPGLRVVAPSSAYDAKGLIISAIENNDPVLFLENLRLYRSVKGEVPDDKYTVPLDKANVVQEGTDVTIIAYGGEVSEAQKAAKKLAKDNISAEIIDLRSLYPLDTDTIFESLKKTHRVVIVQEAQKMAGVGAQVASAISEGAIMYLDAPVTRVAAPNSVYPFPQAENVWLPGARDIEDAVREVINY; encoded by the coding sequence ATGGCTAAAAAGACTTATATCAAAGCTATTACTGAAGGTATTGACATCGCTTTAGCCGAAGATCCTAAGACTTTAGTATTCGGTGAAGATGTTGGTAAAAACGGTGGTGTTTTCCGTGCTACTAATGGGCTTCAAGAAAAATACGGTGTTGATCGAGTATTTAGTACCCCTCTTGCCGAATCAGGTATTTTAGGAATGTCAATTGGTTTAGTAGCAACCGGCTGGCGTCCAGTCCCAGAAATTCAATTCATGGGTTTCACCTTTGAAGCAATGGATTCTATCGCTGCCCAAATGTCACGGATGCGTTTCCAATATAATGGAACTAAGCATGCGCCAATTACCATTCGGACTCCTTATGGTGGTGGTACTCATACTGCTGAATTGCACGGGGATGATCTTGAAAACTTCTTCGTTGGTATTCCAGGATTACGGGTTGTTGCACCAAGTTCTGCCTATGATGCTAAGGGATTAATTATTTCTGCAATTGAAAATAACGATCCAGTTCTTTTCCTTGAAAACCTTCGTCTCTATCGTTCAGTCAAAGGTGAAGTTCCTGATGACAAGTATACTGTTCCGTTGGATAAAGCAAATGTTGTTCAAGAAGGTACTGATGTTACAATTATCGCTTATGGTGGTGAAGTATCAGAAGCGCAAAAAGCTGCTAAGAAATTAGCTAAGGATAATATTTCTGCTGAGATTATCGACTTACGTTCTCTTTACCCGCTTGATACTGACACGATCTTTGAATCACTTAAGAAGACGCACCGAGTAGTTATTGTTCAAGAAGCGCAAAAGATGGCTGGTGTTGGTGCCCAAGTTGCATCAGCTATTTCAGAAGGCGCAATTATGTACCTTGATGCTCCTGTTACCCGGGTTGCTGCTCCTAACTCAGTATATCCATTCCCACAAGCTGAAAATGTTTGGCTTCCAGGTGCACGTGATATTGAGGATGCCGTACGGGAAGTAATTAATTACTAA
- a CDS encoding 2-oxo acid dehydrogenase subunit E2, with protein sequence MAYIFRLPEMGEGLTEGDVASWLIKEGEAIKADDPLIEIQTDKSTTQLVSPVDGTVKKLFVKEDDHVEKGDKLAEIDDGKPGISTNVESEDDDDETDTGSEEATESEESTAPAADSPSEDNSSKGRVAPLAEPNKLVMAMPSVRQYARDKGVDISLVQPSGNHGQVLKEDIDNFNGAAAPAKEEKSAATSAKTAPVAAKTAGNTIKPWNADLEEREPMSNMRKIIAKTTRESKDISPHVTSFDEVEVSALMASRKKYKAVAAEQDIHLTFLPYIVKALVATCKKFPELNASIDDSTQEIVYKHYYNVGILTNTDHGLYNPNIKNADSKSMFEIAKEITENTQAAFDNKLSPESMAGRTISISNIGSIGGGWFTPVINQPDVAILGVGRIDKEPYVNEDGEIVVGRMMKLSLTYDHRLIDGGLAQHALNYMNKLLHDPELLMMEG encoded by the coding sequence ATGGCATACATTTTTAGACTACCAGAAATGGGAGAAGGATTAACTGAAGGTGATGTTGCTTCTTGGCTCATTAAAGAAGGAGAAGCAATTAAAGCTGATGATCCTTTAATTGAAATTCAAACTGATAAATCAACTACTCAATTGGTATCTCCAGTTGATGGAACTGTCAAAAAATTATTTGTAAAAGAAGACGACCATGTTGAAAAAGGCGACAAGCTCGCTGAAATTGATGATGGTAAGCCTGGTATTAGTACAAACGTCGAAAGTGAAGACGATGATGATGAAACTGATACAGGCAGTGAAGAAGCTACTGAAAGTGAAGAATCCACGGCTCCAGCTGCAGATTCCCCTTCAGAAGATAATTCTTCAAAAGGTAGAGTAGCCCCACTTGCAGAACCAAATAAGCTTGTAATGGCAATGCCTTCTGTTCGTCAATATGCCCGTGATAAGGGTGTTGATATTTCACTTGTTCAACCAAGTGGTAACCACGGTCAAGTTCTTAAAGAGGATATTGATAACTTTAATGGGGCAGCTGCTCCAGCTAAGGAAGAAAAGAGTGCGGCTACGTCAGCTAAGACTGCTCCTGTTGCGGCTAAGACCGCTGGTAATACAATCAAGCCATGGAATGCTGACCTTGAAGAACGTGAACCAATGTCTAATATGCGGAAGATTATCGCTAAGACTACTCGTGAATCAAAGGATATCTCACCACATGTTACATCATTTGATGAAGTTGAAGTATCTGCTCTAATGGCTAGTCGCAAGAAGTACAAGGCAGTTGCTGCAGAACAAGATATTCACTTGACTTTCTTGCCATACATTGTTAAGGCCTTAGTTGCCACATGCAAGAAGTTCCCAGAACTAAATGCTTCAATTGATGATTCTACTCAAGAAATTGTTTACAAGCACTACTACAATGTTGGGATCCTTACAAACACTGACCACGGTCTCTATAATCCAAATATTAAGAATGCAGATTCTAAGAGCATGTTTGAGATTGCAAAAGAAATTACTGAAAATACTCAGGCAGCCTTTGATAACAAGCTAAGTCCAGAATCAATGGCTGGTCGGACTATCAGTATCAGTAATATTGGTTCAATTGGCGGTGGCTGGTTCACCCCTGTTATCAACCAACCAGATGTTGCTATTCTTGGTGTTGGTCGAATTGACAAGGAACCATACGTTAACGAAGATGGTGAAATTGTTGTTGGTCGAATGATGAAGTTATCATTGACTTACGATCACCGTTTAATTGATGGTGGACTTGCACAACATGCATTGAACTACATGAACAAGTTATTACATGATCCAGAATTATTGATGATGGAGGGCTAG
- the lpdA gene encoding dihydrolipoyl dehydrogenase has translation MADVEQKDTVIVGGGPGGYVAAIRASELGQKVTLIDKGEPGLGGVCLNVGCVPSKALIAAGHRYQETLDSSIYGISKTDAKLDFTKTQEWKDHKVVDRMIRGVKMLLKKHKVEIIDGEAILDNDHQLRVIKPGPKQFMDNDNGRTITWKNLILATGSRPVEIPHFKFEGRVIDSTGGLNLKEVPEELVVIGGGYIGTELAGAYADLGAHVTIIEGTDSILGGFDHDMVDIVVKNLEKKGVDIVTKAMAKDSQQDENSVTVTYEVDGSEKSIKADYCMVSVGRKPNTDDFGLDMTNVKLNDRHQVIVDEQGRTNVPGIWAIGDIVPGPALAHKAFFEAKTAAGAIAGKNTANDWVGVPMVCFADPELAQVGMTVEEAKDKGIDVSTAQFPFAGNARAVSLDAAEGFIRLIYTKDKKNVIGAQGVGPGVSDLAGELSLIVNCGMNVEDVALTIHPHPTLNEPVQEAADIALGFPTHI, from the coding sequence ATGGCTGATGTTGAACAAAAGGATACAGTAATTGTTGGTGGAGGTCCTGGTGGTTATGTAGCCGCTATTCGAGCTTCAGAATTAGGTCAAAAGGTTACCTTAATTGATAAGGGAGAACCAGGTTTAGGTGGTGTTTGTTTAAACGTTGGATGTGTGCCATCTAAAGCATTAATTGCTGCTGGGCACCGTTACCAAGAAACTTTAGACTCATCTATTTATGGTATTTCTAAGACCGATGCAAAGTTAGACTTTACTAAGACTCAAGAATGGAAAGACCATAAAGTTGTCGACCGTATGATTCGTGGAGTTAAGATGCTATTGAAGAAGCATAAGGTTGAAATCATTGATGGAGAGGCAATTCTTGATAATGACCACCAACTTCGTGTAATTAAGCCTGGTCCAAAGCAATTCATGGATAATGATAATGGTCGGACTATCACATGGAAGAATTTGATTCTTGCAACAGGAAGCCGTCCAGTAGAAATTCCTCATTTTAAGTTTGAAGGCCGCGTTATTGATTCAACCGGTGGCTTAAACCTTAAGGAAGTACCAGAAGAATTAGTTGTAATTGGTGGGGGCTACATTGGTACAGAATTAGCTGGTGCCTATGCCGATCTTGGTGCTCATGTAACAATTATTGAAGGTACTGATTCAATTCTTGGTGGATTTGACCACGATATGGTTGATATTGTTGTCAAGAATCTTGAAAAGAAGGGCGTAGACATTGTAACTAAGGCAATGGCTAAAGATTCTCAGCAAGATGAAAATAGTGTTACTGTCACTTATGAAGTTGATGGTAGCGAAAAGAGCATTAAAGCAGACTACTGCATGGTATCTGTTGGTCGTAAACCAAATACTGATGATTTTGGCCTTGATATGACAAATGTTAAGTTAAACGACCGCCATCAAGTAATTGTTGATGAACAAGGCCGGACGAATGTACCTGGTATTTGGGCTATTGGAGATATTGTTCCTGGTCCTGCACTTGCTCACAAGGCATTCTTTGAAGCTAAGACTGCTGCTGGTGCAATTGCTGGTAAGAATACTGCTAACGATTGGGTTGGAGTGCCAATGGTTTGTTTTGCTGATCCAGAATTAGCTCAAGTTGGTATGACGGTTGAAGAAGCTAAAGATAAAGGAATTGATGTATCTACTGCTCAGTTCCCATTTGCCGGTAATGCCCGTGCTGTTTCTCTTGACGCTGCCGAAGGATTTATTCGCTTAATCTACACTAAAGATAAGAAAAATGTTATTGGTGCTCAAGGTGTCGGCCCTGGTGTTAGTGACCTTGCTGGTGAACTTTCATTGATTGTCAATTGTGGAATGAATGTTGAAGACGTTGCTTTAACAATCCATCCACACCCAACTTTGAATGAACCTGTTCAAGAAGCTGCAGACATTGCGCTTGGCTTCCCAACACACATCTAA
- a CDS encoding UPF0223 family protein → MNSQNYSYPLDLSWTTKEMETVIAMFRAVEDAYEVGIDRDKILDCYRAFKQVVPSKAEEKQLGREFEKNSGYVLYRVVKAAQESTDKRIKMVGQKND, encoded by the coding sequence ATGAATTCACAAAACTATAGTTATCCGCTTGATCTATCATGGACAACTAAAGAGATGGAAACAGTAATTGCCATGTTTAGGGCGGTTGAAGATGCTTATGAAGTTGGGATTGACAGAGATAAAATTTTAGATTGTTATCGTGCTTTTAAGCAAGTCGTTCCCTCAAAGGCTGAAGAGAAACAATTGGGTCGCGAGTTTGAAAAGAATTCGGGTTATGTTCTCTACCGTGTTGTCAAAGCAGCACAAGAGTCAACAGATAAGCGAATTAAAATGGTTGGGCAAAAAAATGATTAG
- a CDS encoding inositol monophosphatase family protein has protein sequence MISIEELDQKAQQIIRQAGQNAYQKMENDYQVDTKTNYTDLVTTIDRENEQLINDQLRKIDPDSQILSEEGFGDQQISNMQGHVWIVDPIDGTMNFVKQHNNFAVMLALYVDGQPTLGYILDVINNRLYHGRKGAGVYANNQKISQPADLGLRESLLAMNRILTLSGDSALKKIAQDAIGLRMYGSAGIEMIGVITGQLGGYISNLKPWDLAAGRMLAEELGLVVKSIDGSSINVLSSNLVLVATRQVSRDIRQIIN, from the coding sequence ATGATTAGTATTGAAGAGTTAGATCAAAAAGCACAACAAATAATCCGTCAAGCAGGTCAAAATGCATACCAGAAAATGGAAAACGATTACCAGGTTGATACGAAGACGAATTATACGGACCTTGTAACGACAATTGACCGAGAAAATGAACAATTAATAAATGATCAACTGCGAAAAATTGATCCTGATAGTCAAATTTTAAGTGAAGAAGGATTTGGCGACCAGCAAATAAGCAATATGCAAGGACATGTTTGGATTGTTGATCCAATTGATGGAACAATGAATTTTGTTAAGCAGCATAATAATTTTGCTGTTATGTTAGCATTGTATGTTGACGGTCAACCAACGCTTGGCTATATTTTAGATGTAATTAATAATCGTCTTTACCATGGTCGCAAGGGTGCTGGTGTTTATGCTAACAACCAAAAAATTAGCCAGCCAGCTGATTTAGGCTTACGCGAAAGTTTGTTAGCAATGAATCGGATATTAACTTTAAGTGGCGATTCAGCATTAAAGAAAATCGCTCAAGACGCAATTGGCTTACGGATGTATGGAAGTGCTGGTATTGAGATGATTGGTGTGATCACTGGTCAATTAGGTGGATATATCTCGAATTTGAAGCCATGGGACCTTGCTGCCGGGCGAATGTTAGCAGAAGAATTAGGCTTAGTTGTGAAATCAATTGACGGTAGTTCTATTAATGTGTTATCATCTAATCTTGTATTAGTAGCAACGAGGCAGGTTAGTCGAGATATTCGACAGATCATCAATTAG